A stretch of DNA from Rhizoctonia solani chromosome 9, complete sequence:
ACCACCACTCGGGGACCTGAGGGTATCGACTCATTAGACGGGCGTGAATATCGGGTTGTTCCGACAATGAACGCCGAGCTTGTATCCAAATTTGTTTGCGGTAGTACAAAAACGCGTGTACTAGAGTCGCGATGATACTAGCAAATGATAGACCATACGACATGGCAAATGTAGTCGACAAGAATAGGGGTGAATAAGATTTGTATGCCGCCAGGTTCAGCGTAGCATCCGCGTTCAGAATCCGTTTCACGTTACGACTTCATCTCGTTGTCATACGATGTACGACTCGAGATAGGCATGTACTGCGCATACCAGGTGTTCGTATAGTAGAGTATAGGCgtcaggaaccagaagaagaatatgaacCCTCCAAACACGTTTGCTTCTGCCCACCATGGTGTGGCCAAAGGAGAGCCGATGTACGCGATCTGCGACCAGTCGAACGTGATGAGCGACATTCCTAGACCGTGGACCACGCCGAACATCTGGTTGACCTTGACGTTGTTCGGTGCAATCCAGCAGACCCAGGAAAAGTAGGACAAGGCGGTGAAGAGATAGCCAGGAAGGAAGTACCAAGCAAAGCTGCCAAAGAATGCGAAAAGGAAGAAGCGTTCGCGACTTATGCCTCCTCTGCTTCCAGCGCCGGCGTACTGCTGACTGTGGAGAGTGTTGAAAAGCGCACAGTAGACGAGGTTGGCGGGCCAGATCATAGAAGGAGGGGAAACGAGGAAGCGACGAGCAATACCGCCGATAGAAAAGCCGATGAGCTGAGTACTCATGACGACCATCCATTGGTAGCCAAAATTCCAGGTCTGACCATAGAAGACGCGTTGGACGGCCACGATATCCGTCGCATATGCTTGAGCCGCGCCTACAGTGGCCATGACTGTGACCAGGACGTGTTCCTTAATTGAAAATGGACCGGGATTAAGCTCCATTCCAAAAACAGACCATCGGGGAGAATGTATGCGAGGAATCGGCCCATAGGAAACGATAAGAGTTGGGCGACGAGGTTACCGATAGTAACGGAAGGATATCGGAAATAGAAAAACTGATTCAGGCCTGGAAGAACGATAGCCCAGACAAGTCCGAGCATCCAAGCTCTGTACAAAAATCAGGTCCAGTCTCAATGTCTAGTAATCAACAAACCTGATGGTGCTACAAGGCATATCCGGGTCATCTGTGTTTGCTACTGCAGAGCGAACTTCTGGGTACGGAGAGTCTTCTTCCAATTCGCCCAGGCGACCAGGATCAAGATTCGGGTCGTCGAATTGAGCGCCGGTCACTTCTGCAACCACCTCGCCTGAAGATACGTAAGTAAATAGCAAAATATTGTTATTATTATTAATCACACTCACTGGTTACCGGCTCATGCTTGACGCCGAGCTCCGAATCCTTCCTATCAAACGAAGGGGTTGACCGCGGTGTATTCTCATTAACAATGCTTTCCATTACGGAGAGATAGGGGAGGCGGAGGTAGTTGCAACGCTCAACCAGCGAAGGGGGCAGAGGATGCTTGGGGTAGGCGGTGGATGACAAGCAATCGGCTAGAGGGCTTTTAAGCGACAGTGGTGTGGAGAGCGCATTCTACCGGCCGGGAGAGAACCATATGGACTAGGGGCTGGTACCCTATATATTCGAGAGCAGTATGAATTCAGTCCGTGGACATAGAATTTAACGCTTCTTACTGAGCTGGAAGCGCGTCCTTCGACTTGTTCAATTACCTCCTCCTCCTTTGGCCCGAAAGGAGTAGTTACCTTGCCTGGCTTGCCAGACCTCTAGAATCTGCGTCCAGCTGTAATCCTATACGGCCCCACAATGATTGTGGGATTGATGGCGCCCAATTGAATCCACCTCTCCCATGTGCTCGTTCTTTATTTTTAGCGGATCTGTCGGTAATGCTCGGAGGAGAAGCCTTGGCTTCGGCAAGCGCTAAAATTGGCATGAAATGTAACGGTAAACCCCGGATGTGTCAAAATATCTCTGAGCTAAGCGGCGTTCACCTTCTTCGCCCAGACCCAGGTCAGGTCCTGAAATGGTGATGTTCGTGTTAGCTAAAGGGCACCACCAACCACTCTGTAAAGTGAAAGCCCGTTCGTTACTATTATCAAACTACATTATACATTGGGTGCACACAACACTGATAATACACATACATTACAAATTTACCACGATGAAGGCCCAAATTTCTCGCCAGGGGCGAGCACTTTCAATGGCGTGCCCAGTCCGTCAGCAGTGTTACTATACACCGTATTTCCCCACCAATTTAAGACGTTGTTGGCGCCAATAGTTCCATTCTTGGGATACTGGAGACAGAAGAAAATGACGACAATGGAGATGGCGACTCCAGAATCGAGCCCAGCAGAAAGAACATCTTACAAGTACGTAAATCAGCGTCGAACCCGGCTAGCAATAAACGAAAGCAAGCTTACAATTATATTTTGTCCACCATTGGAAATGCCTCCTCCGGATGACATATTGGAAGATAAATCCGACGATCGCCCATGGCACATAGTTGATTGCGCTTGCAGGGGGAATCGCGCCAGTTCCACTGAGAATGACTGGGAAGTTGATGTATTTGAAAAACGAGTTTGGGTACTTGCGCGTGATAGCCCAAGGGATGACGGGTGCAATAGTGCcgaacaagaagaagaaaacgAGACCATAATAAAGCTGTCCCTTGGAGAATTGCAACGCCGGGCCGATCACACCCCAAACGATGGACGCGGTGCCGAATACCTCTGTTGAGGGGCAAATGAACCCATCAGGTTGATCGGTAGAACACATCCCGGGAATATTTGTAAACATCCAGGCTTGTACGCCGAGTTGAACAGTACCGGCAATAACCGTTGCAGCAACTTGCGCGGTGAACATTGGGCGAGGAGGAATCTTCATATAGTGACCGAGCTTGAAGTCTGATGTAAACTGTAGAGCTTGTGCCATGGTAATATATCCCCAGGTTTTGAACATCATCATCGCAATGGGGTGCCCAGGGAGAGCATAGCCAATGACAAGTTCAGTGACAACGTTCAAGCCGACCTGTTGGTTTGTAATGGCTTGAATCATGCCAATAGGAATGATGTATACGAATGCGATGACAAGAGCGAGGAAAAATGCCCAGACAGGCATCTGGGTATGCCAGACCTCAATGGATACTAGGCCAAAAATAACAGTCGGCACTAGAAAAGTCCAAAGTGAGATTGGGAGTATGGCCTAGTCGAATAGTAGCTTACCAAAGATCACCACATACCACCACTCGGGAACCTGAGGGTAACGACTCATCAGACGAGCATGAATGTCGGGTTGCTCGGAAAGCGACCGGCGGGCTTGGGTCCAGATTTGTTTTCGGTAATACAAGAAAGCATGTACGAGGGTTGCAGTTATGCTGGCAAAAGACAACCCATAAGAGATGGCAAATGTAGTCGACAAGAATAGGGGAGAGTAGGCTTTGTATGCCGCCAGGTTCAGCGTAGCATCCGCGTTCAGAATCCGTTTCACGTTACGACTTCATCTCGTTGTCATACGATGTACGACTCGAGATAGGCATGTACTGCGCATACCAGGTGTTCGTATAGAGTATAGGCgtcaggaaccagaagaagaatatgaacCCTCCAAACACGTTTGCTTCTGCCCACCATGGTGTGGCCAGAGGAGAGCCGATGTATGCGATCTGCGACCAGTCGAACGTGATGAGCGACATTCCTAGGCCGTGGACCACGCCGAACATCTGGTTGACCTTGACGTTGTTCGGTGCAATCCAGCAGACCCAGGAAAAGTAGGACAAGGCGGTGAAGAGGTAGCCAGGAAGGAAGTACCAAGCAAAGCTGCCAAAGAATGCGAAAAGGAAGAAGCGTTCGCGACTTATGCCTCCTCTGCTTCCAGCGCCGGCGTACTGCTGGCTGTGGAGAGTGTTGAAAAGCGCACAGTAGACGAGGTTGGCGGGCCAGATCATGGAAGGGGGAGCGACAAGGAAACGGCGAGCGATACCACCGATAGAAAAACCGATGAGTTGAGTACTCATGACAATCATCCATTGGTAGCCGAAGTTCCAAATTTGGCCGTAGTACACACGCTGCACGGCCACGATATCGGTTGCATATGCTGAGCCTGAGCCTACGGTGGCCATGACGGTAATCAATACGTGTTCCTTAATCGAAAATGGCCCGGGGTTGAGATCTATTCCGCATATACGCCTTCGTGGGAGGACGAATGCGAGGAAACGACCCATTGGAAATGACAAGAGCTGAGCGACAAGATTACCGATTGTGACCGAAGGATAGCGAAAATAGAAAAACTGATTGAGACCGGGAAGGATCATAGCCCAAATAATGCCAAGGATCCATGCCCTAAACAAATGTCAGGTTTAGTACCGACCGGAATGAATATCGACGAACCTGAGGGTATTACATGGCATATCTGGGTCGTCAGTATTGGCGACCGCAGAACGGACTTCGGGATAAGGCGAGTCTTCTTCGAGCCCATCCAATTGAGTGCCGCCAAGGTTCGGATCGCTACACTCACTGCCAGCGCCTATGAACGCAATGTTTCCCGTAAGTAAGTAATAAAATTATTTAGGCTATTTCATTTTTTAAAAAACTTACCGGACACCGGTTCAACCTTCATACCAATTTCCGGATCCTTCTTATCAAAGGAACCGGACGATGATGTCTTCTCTACATTAATGGTAGACATGGCGAAGAGGCGACCGCGACGCTCAACCAGCAACGGGAGCAGAGGAATAGGGGCAGGCCTTAGAGAATGAGCATAGACGCTCCACGGGGTTTTAAATACAGCTTTACTGACAGCGAGCATGTGCTACTGATAGGAGGAAGCTCGCGGTTGGGGAATCGGCATCCAACAATAGCCCAAGGACGTGAGAATTCGTCACTCGACCCGGAAGATGGTTTATCGCTTAATGAGACGGGTTTCGCGTTTACTGAGAAGCGCATCCATAGTCCTGGCCACTGTATGAACACACATTGATATTTCCTAGTCTATAGCCTTGGATGACATTAGGTGGCGTACTTTGCAAGTAACCCGAATCTATCTTGTACTTATCAGTGTTTAAACTGAGCATCTTGAGCCACGCGCTTGGGCATATTTTTAGCTGGCCTGTCGGGATGGAAGCTATGCTTAGCTGTCACTAGCTGGCGAATCCGGTAGGCACCGGTTGTATTTCAATAAGCATTTGAGGTGAGTGTGCGGAGATCCAGTTTATCGTAACTTCGAGTGGACGGGAGGGCCAGAACAGGTGGTACGGGAGGGCGTGAGAAATTTCCAGATAGGACCAAGACTATGAATCAAGCGCAAAAAAATTGGCAAAATAGTTAGAGCAGTTGGTATCACAACAGAGTATAGATGACGCAGAGTATAGGATCTTAGTTTCCCGTTATTTATCGGTCCTTCATCTTCTGGTTTCCTTGAGTCTGAATGTTCATCCTCAGTTATGGTGGTGAAAGGACAGCCACATCCGTCCCGACCGAACAAACAAATGACAACAGGCACTCGCCACTCGGCGCGCAGAGCCCCTCCCAGTCGGCAAAACTTTAAGCGATACCTACCAGCATACCGCAAACCGAGATTATATTCGTCAATTCTATAAAATAAAATCGATGTGCGCAGCCTGTATTTTAGTTACACTTATGATACTTGACAGTCCCCGATTGAGGTTGTCCTTTTATCGAACTTTATTGCACACCTCTTTAGTATGAATGAAATCCATTAAGCGGTAGCATACACTCCAAAGTTGGAGTTATAAAATGTCAAAATTACAAAAGCTCGAGATAACATAAAAACGAAAAAGTGTGCAGAACAAAACAAGTAAAGTGTCCAATCTTCTCTTTCGATACCCACCTACACCCGCTTCTCATTGTTTGCCTTCTCCTCAACCTGCTTCTTATGCTCGCTCACGTCTTTCCTCCGCATAAAAGTAGTGAATAGCGGGATAGTAATGCAGCTCAGCGCGATCCAACCAAGAAGCACGCCGGCGTTAAGGCCCAGGTGGTTCTTGGTGTTAAACAGGATGGTCCGAACGGCTTGGGAGTTGTTGCTATGTTCAATGTTAGTAAGAACCTGTAATCACAAGTAAGGAATACTTACAATACAGGGAAGGCATGCCCGTACTGGTAGAACGAGGGCTGAAGATCGAATGGTAGAGCCGTAACGCTGACGTTCGAAATAATCAATGGTAGCAAAAAGAAGCCATGAACCGAGGCGTCAAAATGGTGACCATGGCTTCAGTCGCTAATCCAAGTGCGGCCATGCCCATGTAGGTGTACGCGAAGTATAAGAAGAATCCACCTCCATATGTATACTTGGCGCCGAAAGGAGCACGGAAGGGGAGCGAAACCATAGCGAAAGAGAATGAGAGCGGGAAGTAAACGATAAGGGGGACAGCGATACGTAAAATCAGGTACGATCGGAGACGGAGGAATGGGCCAAGGATCCCACGAGCAGCGTCGTTGCTCATCGTCTGTGGATATCTTATGCTTTAGTCGAAATGAAATACAAGATATACACGATTGCTTACCAAAGTGAAAGCGAAGATACACAAGTAGATTTGTCCTACCATCGTCAAGGCGGTGGCTACCGGAGCACTATTTACTTGGTAATGAGAAGAAGAGTAAACGTAAACAAGAGATTTCTTACTTGAATGGACGCAAATTCTCGGTTGTCCACCATATACCCGAAGTCAGGGTTAACGGGGCCGAAGTCACGGCTTGTAGAGCTGTGGCGTTACCGGAGACAGAAGCAAGGTATGAAGAAGCTGACTGGGCGTTATATTGTTGTAGAATCTAGAAAGATGTGAGCAGGCAGGTACAAGTAGTGACAAATTGTAGCAACAACTAACCTGAGTAAGTGCCTGAGTTGTCAGCGGGTTGACATAAGTTCCGGTAGCCTGCTCGTTCCGCGCTTGCGCGTAGTAGAATGTGATCGCGGTCATTGGATTATAAGTCAAGTTTCCAACTGCGCGCGCGGTCGCCAGAGCGGCTGATGCTCCAGGGTTTACTAAAGTTTCAGTAAGTAACGTTCTGGGAATATGAGCATACATCACTCACTGACAACAGCCCCCCAAGCTTGCTCATCGACGATTGCCTCCCCGACGTTATCCACATGATCTCCGGGCACCTCAATCCATCCAAGATGTTGCTTCGTCCCGCTCTAATATCATATTCAGCCTCGTAACAAGTGAAAACAATATGACCCAATTGTAAACTCACTTGTGTAGTGGCCAGAAGTCCCTGAACGACGGTTCGTCCGACCTCTCCTCCGTCACGGTCTACGACCCACGTCTTGAGAGATGGCGCATGTGTATTCGAACGAGCCAGAGATCCCCTGCAAGAAGTTTAATATTAATCATTCCATTAACTGTTGGTTTTGATCAACTACATACCAATAGACTGGAAGGCATATCCACATGATGGTGACGGTCAAGGCGAGTGTGGCTAAGATGATCTTCATGTAAAGCTTTCTTAAGTGAGCGATCTTGGGGTCGAAAACTGAAATAGTTACAAGGTTAACGAGGTCGTGGTCAGTAGACAAATGATAACCCACTAGTATGCGCGAATTTTTCGGGAGCAGGTGGGCGGGAGCCAGGGCCTTCTGCAGGCCTCAAGTCATCCGTATTCTCAGCAGCCCGTTCTTCCCGCTCCTCGTCGCTCAGCGATGTACCCGTAGTCGACGTCGCTCCTGATAATCTGCTATTCCCGGTTAGTGGCTCGGGCTTGAGGGTTGGTGAAGGCGAGCGTGATGCCTGCATGATTGGAGCGGGGGAATTGGTTGTACTCCAAGTACAGTCTGAATCTGGCTGTTAAATACACTTGGCCCGCAGGTAGTGCGGGAATCATCAGGGGTAAATTATGCAACGTATCCCACCTCCGCTACGGCCTACTGAGATCAGCCCCGGATATCACCAAAGCAATCAATGCTCTCATCCAGCGCGCGGGAGTGACAATTAGATTTTGCGGCCCAACAGATCCTGGCGAAGGTTGGCTATGCCAGGGTCCCGGAGGTTGCTCTCAACCTCGGTTTCGACCCGTATATCACATGATCACCTGGTCCGGGCTAAAGACCCTATGTAACACCGAATTCTTGGCGCCTCACAGCATACACTATTTATAGGAACAAGGTTCAGGACTGTAAGGTCTGATTTTGAACTGACACAAGTAGGGCAAACCAATTTAGTACATTAACAAAACAAAGGCAACGTACAACCCATTCTCTACTCCCAATTCTCAATTGGATTGGGCTCCATTTGGCCTCAAACTCTGACTATAGGGCATAATAGTATGAAGGTTCCCTGGCACCACAACCTCATTTTTCCCAAGTCCATTATGGCGGCGATCATGCTGCCATAGCGTGAGATCCCAAATACTGTATTCCTGTACCGTCCTCTCAATGCTAGGCCAAGCAAAGACTGCAAAATCCGACAAACGTAATACGTAGAGTTCGTCAATCATAAAACTGGCCGATAGAGCACTTTCTTCGCTGATTCGACCACACACATTTTTCGACAACTAGAATCCGAACGGAATGCACCATGTTAAGAACAGCAGCAAGCTTTTTATAGCTGTCGAAAGCGACTATGCGGAGCCTCGTAACGTTAGAGCGAGCAAGGAACCTCTCAATTTCTCTCCCAAGCGTAAATTCCGAACCATCACCTCCCACTACAGCCATCCGTGGATTTCCGGTAGAGAAGCTAAGTGGTTTACTACCAGGGCCGATCCAGAGAAGGAGAAGTGAGATTTGGTCCCTCTTATACGACCTGAGTAAGAGCTCTTCGAGATTGGAGTAGATGACCAGTTCAACGAGAGAATTCATGGGCACGGGGTGCGTCATTTCAATATCAGTCTCAAAGATTCGAAGGCTGGAACTGGAATTTAGAATACAAACCAGGTTAGGCTAGGGAATATCCCGGCCTGTGCCGACCACAGAAAGTTCCACCAGACCACATTATAACTTGCTCAACCATTTTGGATGGAATTCGTTCGATCTGAATGCCGTCACTGAGCGCCAGAGAGCTTCTACGGTCTCCTTCGGTACACCAACAATTTCTCTATCGGCTACCTCTGATTGGGGAATGTTATAACTTTCGGGAATGTCGATGGGTAATCGTGTAAGTACGCTGGGGCACATTTTGCGAAGCAGGTAGAAAAAGCATGAAACCCAAAGGATCGACCAGTATGCAGAGGTTCATAATTTGCTCTCATTTCGAGAGTTCGCATACGAGGAACAACTGATGCATGTGCAAGGAAGGCAAGGAAGACAGGAGTCTGATCGGGTCTCATCGAGCCTAGTATGTGAAGTATCGACAGTATGAATATGTAATAGTGCTCGACCGCTTGTGTCATGTATGTTTTTGTGCACTCAGAAAGTTTTGCTACTCCAAATTGGTCTGGGACAAGGTCGACATGGGTCCACAAATCGGCTGTGCTAATCGCGACTTGCCGCCAGTGAGAACGAATAGGGGAAAGTACAATAGGACTTTCGTCGAACAATGACGGCGATTCACCGAGCGAGCTTAGTATTTTGGGGACATGGATACGTGTTATAAACAAGAGCGAAAATCCGAGACAGGATTTTGGTGGGTAAAGAATTGACTGGTCGTGGATTGGATAATTCAGTGAAATTATAGTTCTTGCTAACTAGAGGTTTGAAAGTCTTAAGCTCGCGATCGTTCTTATACAATTATATGATAGAATCTTCTTGAAGAACGTGGTCGGCCAATTCGGGACGAGTTCCCTCTAATCTAGCGTCAGGTAAATAGTAGGTTTTAATGCTAGTACAAGCCTTACGATAGTGGTCTCAAGCAGAGCTAAGTATATCTGCGGAAATCTCAAGTTCATCGGACATGTTAGTATCTTTGTGAAGCCTGGAGTCTGTAGGCTACAGATGTACACGTCGTGGTGATCTGGTTGGGCTGGTCCAGGGTATTAGTAGCCTCATTCGTAAGCAATGCACAAACAATATTCGGATATGGTGACATCGTGACTGCTGAAGTATAACAGAAAACGAAACAGTCCGCTAGAAGGAACCTCCCAACCAAATTATTGTCATAACAATAACGCAAATTTATTCAAAACACAAACGTGAGTAGACATACATAGGAAAATGGCAAAAACGTTTTTAAAAATACAGCGAACGCGAACCAGGGATCACTCGGCCACAATAAATGATACCAAAGCTTCAGGAATAATGACTGTATCCTTCATTTTCTGATACCCCTCGATCTTTTTCCCTCTTGTGAATGGATCCGCCAAGTTGCCCTTGGTAGGTACTTTTACGCCCTTCAGCATGAGTCCTGAACCGTTGACTACTGCTTTCAGACGTTGCGTCGAATCCATAATTTCCTGCACCCTAATCTTGTTCCCTCCAATCGCTCGAAGAGCGGTACTGCTATCTGAGCGAACTTTGACTGTGCCGATTTGCCCTCTCGCAATTAGGACCAGTGCGAGTAGCTCGAAAGCCACAGTTTCAGCCCAGTTGATGTCtctcttccttgtttgccaaCCTTTCTTGAGAGAAATGTGATATAATCTTTTCCTATGAGTACGGCAATGCGAGTGCTGGAAGCATCTACCCAACACGCTGTTGGCTCATTCTTTAATTAATGATAGGTAAGCTGTTTTGACCGTGCATAGGTTATATGCACGAATATTTACCTGTTTCAAATCAGGCACGGGAAGGACAGCAGGAGCTTGGAACGAAGCATGGGATACCACCGAGGCACGAGACTTTAGCTCTGCTTCTCGAGCAGCTTTTGCTTGGCTACGAGTGAGAACCATCCCGATCTCCAAAGCAATTAATATGAAATAAATATAAGCTTATACTAGCAAAGCCAGCGTATGCGAGATCCAAATTGCTTAGCGGGGAAGTCACTTTGGAAAGAAGTTAAAAAGAAACTGAAAGCGCCAAATTCAGGCTGTAAATGTTTTTCGTTGATTCACACAGGTGTATTTTCTTCGGCCGACTCGAGCTTATATACCCAGGAATCACGAGTCTTGTGCACAGCCAAGGCGACCCGTTTTGCCACTTGTGTTCTCTAATACTATTCCCATATCATCGCATGATTCCATATTTAAACTCTTGCCAGTCAAGGCTGTTCACTAACTACACGTGATGGTGACGACATGACATAATGGACTAACATTTTCCTAATTCAGACACCCTAATTGTTCATTCTAACAGAGCCAGTGCCTCGATATGAGTTTCTATAGCTTGGTTTCCGAGGCTAAGCTTCTACACTCAAATAGTCAATAGTAAGCTCTTTATCTCTTGTTGCCTTCATCCTTGGAGCCGGGCTAAGTTGTCAACATCGAACATCATAATAAAAAAGTCCAAGTCTACACCGAATAACTTAGTCATCATATACAAAGGGCCGCAATGGGGGTGGGACCTTGATAGCTACGTGAAGCTCTACGTATCCTCCCAAAATCGGCCTACCACGAGAGGGTGCGTCCGCCAAGTTACTACTCCCACG
This window harbors:
- a CDS encoding OPT oligopeptide transporter protein; amino-acid sequence: MRFSVNAKPVSLSDKPSSGSSDEFSRPWAIVGCRFPNRELPPISSTCSLPAPIPLLPLLVERRGRLFAMSTINVEKTSSSGSFDKKDPEIGMKVEPVSGAGSECSDPNLGGTQLDGLEEDSPYPEVRSAVANTDDPDMPCNTLRAWILGIIWAMILPGLNQFFYFRYPSVTIGNLVAQLLSFPMGRFLAFVLPRRRICGIDLNPGPFSIKEHVLITVMATVGSGSAYATDIVAVQRVYYGQIWNFGYQWMIVMSTQLIGFSIGGIARRFLVAPPSMIWPANLVYCALFNTLHSQQYAGAGSRGGISRERFFLFAFFGSFAWYFLPGYLFTALSYFSWVCWIAPNNVKVNQMFGVVHGLGMSLITFDWSQIAYIGSPLATPWWAEANVFGGFIFFFWFLTPILYTNTCRNVKRILNADATLNLAAYKAYSPLFLSTTFAISYGLSFASITATLVHAFLYYRKQIWTQARRSLSEQPDIHARLMSRYPQVPEWWYVVIFVPTVIFGLVSIEVWHTQMPVWAFFLALVIAFVYIIPIGMIQAITNQQVGLNVVTELVIGYALPGHPIAMMMFKTWGYITMAQALQFTSDFKLGHYMKIPPRPMFTAQVAATVIAGTVQLGVQAWMFTNIPGMCSTDQPDGFICPSTEVFGTASIVWGVIGPALQFSKGQLYYGLVFFFLFGTIAPVIPWAITRKYPNSFFKYINFPVILSGTGAIPPASAINYVPWAIVGFIFQYVIRRRHFQWWTKYNYVLSAGLDSGVAISIVVIFFCLQYPKNGTIGANNVLNWWGNTVYSNTADGLGTPLKVLAPGEKFGPSSCNERAFTLQSGPDLGLGEEADCLSSTAYPKHPLPPSLVERCNYLRLPYLSVMESIVNENTPRSTPSFDRKDSELGVKHEPVTSEVVAEVTGAQFDDPNLDPGRLGELEEDSPYPEVRSAVANTDDPDMPCSTIRAWMLGLVWAIVLPGLNQFFYFRYPSVTIGNLVAQLLSFPMGRFLAYILPDVMATVGAAQAYATDIVAVQRVFYGQTWNFGYQWMVVMSTQLIGFSIGGIARRFLVSPPSMIWPANLVYCALFNTLHSQQYAGAGSRGGISRERFFLFAFFGSFAWYFLPGYLFTALSYFSWVCWIAPNNVKVNQMFGVVHGLGMSLITFDWSQIAYIGSPLATPWWAEANVFGGFIFFFWFLTPILYYTNTCRNVKRILNADATLNLAAYKSYSPLFLSTTFAMSYGLSFASIIATLVHAFLYYRKQIWIQARRSLSEQPDIHARLMSRYPQVPEWWYALIFIPTVIFGIVAIEIWPTQMPVWAFFLALVISFVYIIPIGMIQAITNQQVGLNVITELVIGYALPGHPVAMMLFKTWGYISMAQALQFTSDFKLGHYMKIPPRPMFVAQVVATVIAGTTQLGVQAWMFTNIAGMCSEDQPDGFICPALRYLGQPQLFGLLSSHGQLHASIQTPSSSILISRSFSGTGSIPPASAINYVPWAIVGFIFQFLIRKRHFQWWAKYNYVLSAALDSGVAMSIIIIFFCLQYPKNGAIGANNVLTWWGNTVYDDTADSLGTPLRVLSPGEKFGPSVW
- a CDS encoding nitrosoguanidine resistance protein SNG1, with protein sequence MQASRSPSPTLKPEPLTGNSRLSGATSTTGTSLSDEEREERAAENTDDLRPAEGPGSRPPAPEKFAHTIFDPKIAHLRKLYMKIILATLALTVTIMWICLPVYWGSLARSNTHAPSLKTWVVDRDGGEVGRTVVQGLLATTQSGTKQHLGWIEVPGDHVDNVGEAIVDEQAWGAVVINPGASAALATARAVGNLTYNPMTAITFYYAQARNEQATGTYVNPLTTQALTQILQQYNAQSASSYLASVSGNATALQAVTSAPLTLTSGIWWTTENLRPFNAPVATALTMVGQIYLCIFAFTLTMSNDAARGILGPFLRLRSYLILRIAVPLIVYFPLSFSFAMVSLPFRAPFGAKYTYGGGFFLYFAYTYMGMAALGLATEAMVTILTPRVTALPFDLQPSFYQYGHAFPVFNNSQAVRTILFNTKNHLGLNAGVLLGWIALSCITIPLFTTFMRRKDVSEHKKQVEEKANNEKRV